CACCTTTGGCCGAGTCCCTGTCACCCGCCCGCTGTGTCTGCTTCTTGCTCTTGCCTCCGTCCCCCCCTGGGagtgcagcagcactggcagcgttcagcccagcccctgctgcgcCGCCCTTGGCACCGCCGCCGCCCTTGGCACCGGCACTGGCCGTGCTGCCAGCGGAGCCCTTGGCCAGGGAGCCGCAGAGGTGCCGGGGGAGGCTGCTCCCGCTGGCCGTGCTCGGCCCGTTTTTGACACTCTGCAGGTTCAGAGCCTGGAGGTTCAGCTCCTGGCTGGAGGCCGGCTGGATGCTGGTCCCAGACGAGCTCGACAGCGCCTTGCTGCCGTTGGGCAGCATCTGGCCTCCAGCAGCAAACCCCGATTTCTGGCCTCCTCCAACGCTGCTGCCGGAAGCCtttgcagttttgggtgccTGTGCgttcagccccagctccccagaGCCTTTCTGGTTCCTCATTTTCAAGTCCAGCCCTAAGCTGCCCTTGCTGGCTGCCTGTGCCTTCAGCgccagcctgcccagagccgagCTCTCggctgcagcctggctctgggacATCCTGTTCATGTAGTGCACGATGGAGCTCTGCCAGCTGATGGCCTGGCTGGGGCTCGCTGAGCCGCTCTTCATCATGTTGGGCAGGTTTTCCACTGATGACCCCCctgagctgagcccagccaAGGTGCCTGGTGGATCCTTCAGCATGGCCATGCCTGAGccctgtgtgctgtgctggggctgcagcttccccacCAGCTTGGCACTGCCCCCCACCTCCTTCCGGGACGTTTTCAGCACCTTTGTCAGGTTCACAGTCCTTCGAGCCGCTTTCTGCTCTGGGGGAAGAGGTTTCCGGCCACGCTTCTTCCTGGAAGCGTCTTTCATGTCGGGCTTGGCCACCAGGATCTGAGCTTTCTTCTGTGGCACTGGGTGCGTTTCTCTGCTGCGAGGACCTCTCTTTGCTTCCAGATCACTTTCATCCTCttcctcagaggaggaggaagaggaggatgtggaggaagaggagctaCTTGACTTAGCTTTCGCAGGCATCTCTGGTTCCTGCAAAGCAACAGAGACAGGGAGAGTTAACAGCAGTGACAAAGGAATGGTTATGGCAATACAAACCCTCCAGGGTGGCCTGGCCAGGGCCCTCAGACATGCCCAGGTTCTCTCTCTGTGTAGCTGATCTTCAGGGATCCATCAGCTGACAAGATGAGTTGTGTGCTCGAGGCCACCCCCAAACCCCGGTACCCTCCAAGGCCGGAGCCCCTCCAGAGCTGCCTACCCACCACTGCTGGGACTCACCACGTTCTTCCTGggccggccccggggccgcttGCCCCTCTTCCGATTCTGCACTTCTTTTTCGTGTTCCCTGGAGGAAACAAGGATTAAGGACAATGtttacagggaagaaaaaaacatctggGGGAACTGAGGCAGCCAGGTAGTGGCCGGAGAGCATCCCTGTCTGCACCAGCAACATCCCTGCAGCTTCCAGCAGTCAGTGATGGACCACGTGGAGTTACCCTTCCCAAACCTGTGCCTTTTCCAGCTCCTGGTGAGATTTGCTGTTTTTCTGGCACAAGGGGATCAGGCAAAGGGAAGCATCTGTCCCCAGTCCTGCTAAGCCTTGCCTTGGTTatgctcctgctgtgctgagcttcCATGCTGAGTATGGGAGAAGCAAACACATTCCCTGGAAGCTCAGCTCCTTTGCTGGACTCCTTCCACCTCTcctgcacctcctgccctggccatggtTGCCCAGGATGAGATGTTTCAGGTCATTGTACTCGTTTCCTATTTCTGTTTAAATAGGATGGTGTTTAGATGTAATACATCCAGCTGATTAAACACCATCCTGTCTGCACACTCAACATCAGATcctattctttaaaaaaactgaTCCAGAAACCAGACATAATTGAATCCTATCATAAACTTTGatgatttttattattactatgtCAAAGTACTTGGCAGCACTATGTCTTGCCATAGCCAGCTGGCTACCCTCTGCTCCGTGAGTGATTCCTGGGGTGCAGTGGCTGTGGAACCATTGCTGTTctcagcctggctccaggcagGAGCATGGACCTGACAGGACAGACACCATTTTGTTCTGCCATCCaggttgctcagcctggagaaggctctaGGGAGACTTCAGAGCATCTTCCAGTACTTAAAgaggctccaagagagctggggagggactttggacaagggcctggagtgacaggacacagggaatgccTTCCAACTGACTGAGGGCAGGGTTACATGGGATATTAagcagaaattcttccctgagaGGATggttgaggccctggcacaggctgcccaaagcagctgtggctgccccatccatGGTAACATCTAAATTCAGGTTGGAGAGCACTTGGAGCAACCCGGGATAGTGGAAATGATGGGGTAGATTGGGAAGAACTTGAAGGTCCTTCCtaatccaaaccattctctaCTATTTTCTCACAGATATTATTTCCCTCACCCTCCCAGAGGTTCACTCTCCACAAGTTTGCTTTAATGCCTCACAAGCCAAGACACCACCTCCCCCCAGGGGTCTGCGGCCACCCCCCAAGCACAGCCAAGGTCCCGGAGCCctggatggggacagggagccccaggtcTGTGCCAGGCACTGCCCCGTTCCCCTGGtgcacccagagctctgctgggccaTAAACCCTCGGTGTCTgtctggccagggcagagctgttcTAGGTAGACCTGGACCGACCGTGACTCTGGGGACAAACAAAAGGGCCTGGCCACAAAGGGCCCCGCCAGCTCCAGGCTGTTGTTTCCAACGGCTTCCACCACACGTGCAGCCAATTAGAAGTTAATTGACTTTACAGTTTGCTTAGAAACATTTAGAGTTTGCTCACTTCTTTTGGAAAGCCAGGAGCAGCCGGGGGTCCAGGATGTTCTCCTCAGGCTCCCAGCTGTTGTGCCTGCAACAGAGGACACGGACCGGGTGAGAGCAGGGGGCCGGACCCCCCCGCGCCCTTCCGGCACCGGGGGCTTcccccagggacacccggggCTGGCACGGACCGGGGCACGTCGGTACCGGGGGCCGGCACAGCCGGGGggcgggcaggggagagggCCCGGGGGAGGGAGATCGGGAAGGGGGCGGCCACGCCGCCGCGGGGCGAGGCGAGTCCCGCGCATCCCGGGGGAGCTCCGGTTTCAGCAGAGCGGGcgaggggcgcggggccgccaCAACCGGGGGGGTGCGGCGACTCCGGGGGGGGCTGCACCGGCCCG
The DNA window shown above is from Lonchura striata isolate bLonStr1 chromosome 19, bLonStr1.mat, whole genome shotgun sequence and carries:
- the CBX2 gene encoding chromobox protein homolog 2, with amino-acid sequence MEELSSVGEQVFAAECILSKRLRKGKLEYLVKWRGWSSKHNSWEPEENILDPRLLLAFQKKEHEKEVQNRKRGKRPRGRPRKNVEPEMPAKAKSSSSSSSTSSSSSSSEEEDESDLEAKRGPRSRETHPVPQKKAQILVAKPDMKDASRKKRGRKPLPPEQKAARRTVNLTKVLKTSRKEVGGSAKLVGKLQPQHSTQGSGMAMLKDPPGTLAGLSSGGSSVENLPNMMKSGSASPSQAISWQSSIVHYMNRMSQSQAAAESSALGRLALKAQAASKGSLGLDLKMRNQKGSGELGLNAQAPKTAKASGSSVGGGQKSGFAAGGQMLPNGSKALSSSSGTSIQPASSQELNLQALNLQSVKNGPSTASGSSLPRHLCGSLAKGSAGSTASAGAKGGGGAKGGAAGAGLNAASAAALPGGDGGKSKKQTQRAGDRDSAKGGAPEGHAAAESRKASTLSEVSTGEDTSSDSDRDSASLPGVGQNMSVSIQTSQDWKPTRSLIEHVFVTDVTANLITVTVKESPTSVGFFNLRQY